Proteins from a single region of Pseudomonas ekonensis:
- a CDS encoding LapA family protein — MSPLKRIVAGVFLLVPVLATLAFMLENQQPLSLRFMGWVGPELPVSLIMVLALLFGMLIGPLIGWLFGRSSRASRKRLA, encoded by the coding sequence ATGAGCCCTCTCAAACGTATCGTCGCAGGCGTCTTCCTGCTGGTGCCGGTGCTGGCCACTCTTGCGTTCATGCTGGAGAACCAGCAGCCGCTTTCGCTGCGCTTCATGGGGTGGGTCGGCCCCGAGCTTCCCGTCTCGTTGATCATGGTGCTGGCGTTGCTGTTCGGCATGTTGATCGGCCCGCTGATCGGCTGGCTTTTCGGGCGGTCGTCCAGGGCGTCCCGCAAACGTCTCGCCTGA